From one Neovison vison isolate M4711 chromosome 1, ASM_NN_V1, whole genome shotgun sequence genomic stretch:
- the LY6G5C gene encoding LOW QUALITY PROTEIN: lymphocyte antigen 6 complex locus protein G5c (The sequence of the model RefSeq protein was modified relative to this genomic sequence to represent the inferred CDS: substituted 2 bases at 2 genomic stop codons): MHLMTGPAGRXSMGSLGLHSIPQVLHTVLLTALVMMSLVFGKWLXGVRRVSWSVLSDFDPDSVQLPKYLRCYRCLLETKELGCLLGSDICLAPPGSSCMTLLIKNNSGSDIMVSDCRRKEQMSDCSYTRSSPVFGFWIFSRCCFREFCNNPQNRVFYIP, translated from the exons ATGCATCTTATGACAGGCCCTGCAGGTCGCTGAAGTATGGGGTCCCTGGGCCTCCACAGCATCCCCCAAGTCCTACACACGGTCCTTTTAACAGCGCTGGTCATGATGAGCTTGGTATTTGGTAAGTGGCTCTAAGGGGTCAGAAGGGTCTCCTGGTCTGTGCTTA GTGATTTTGATCCTGATTCGGTTCAGCTCCCCAAATACCTGCGCTGCTATCGATGCCTCTTGGAGACCAAGGAGTTGGGTTGCCTTCTGGGGTCTGACATCTGCCTCGCCCCGCCTGGCAGCAGCTGCATGACTCTCCTCATAAAGAACA ACAGTGGTTCTGACATCATGGTGAGTGACTGCCGCCGCAAGGAGCAGATGAGTGACTGTTCATATACCCGCTCTTCTCCAGTGTTTGGCTTCTGGATATTTTCTCGATGCTGCTTCCGGGAGTTCTGCAATAACCCCCAGAACAGAGTCTTCTATATTCCTTAG
- the LY6G5B gene encoding lymphocyte antigen 6 complex locus protein G5b, which yields MVTGRWGFRIPLRDCPSPQNSIMKVHMLVGVLVMVGFAVGKAPVPEVRTCHLCLLEDPSAGCISGSEKCTISTPSPCMVITIYYDTKIRFLIRGCGQYNSYRCQEKRNTYFSEYWYQAQCCQYDYCNSWSSPQVHSSLPDPLADPPAGAGAWALPLSESQIQWFYQALNLSLPLRSFHAGKEPKGLDPLAILPLNLNLSIADLHHIYLFLNNSGLLVLPWARP from the exons ATGGTCACAGGAAGGTGGGGTTTCAGGATACCCCTCAGGGACTGCCCTTCTCCCCAGAATTCCATCATGAAGGTGCACATGCTTGTAGGTGTGCTGGTCATGGTGGGCTTCGCAGTGGGAAAAG CTCCTGTTCCTGAAGTCCGGACCTGCCACCTCTGCCTCTTAGAAGACCCTTCTGCAGGGTGTATTTCAGGCTCAGAGAAGTGCACCATCAGCACCCCGTCACCGTGTATGGTGATCACCATCTATTATG ATACCAAGATTCGTTTCCTCATCCGAGGCTGTGGACAGTATAATTCTTACCGCTGCCAAGAAAAACGTAATACCTACTTCTCAGAATACTGGTACCAGGCCCAGTGCTGCCAGTATGATTACTGCAACTCCTGGTCTAGTCCCCAGGTCCACAGCTCCCTGCCTGATCCCCTGGCTGATCCtccagctggggctggggcctgggcccTGCCCCTGTCCGAGTCCCAGATCCAGTGGTTCTACCAGGCCCTGAATCTCTCACTGCCCCTCCGCAGCTTCCATGCTGGGAAGGAGCCCAAAGGCCTGGACCCCCTGGCCATCCTGCCCCTGAACCTGAACTTGTCCATTGCTGACCTACATCACATATATTTGTTCCTCAACAATTCAGGACTTTTGGTTCTTCCCTGGGCTAGGCCCTGA